One Burkholderia cepacia genomic window carries:
- a CDS encoding CpaF family protein yields the protein MSLREQLSMQRLPPVAARADHGGPGGAMVRDAYQKLRREIHLAVLERVELERLSRLPQEQVRHEISMLIARILDEERLPANDIERRQLAIDVYDEMFGFGPLEALLRDPGISDILVNTYRQVYVERAGQLELTDVTFYDDAHLMKVIEKIVSRVGRRIDESSPMVDARLPDGSRVNAIIPPSAIDGPLMSIRRFAVNPLKMDDLVRYHSLTPPMAELLDALSRAKVNVLVSGGTGSGKTTLLNILSGYIPRNERIVTIEDAAELQLQQPHVLRLETRPPNIEGKGEITQRTLVRNALRMRPDRIILGEVRGAEALDMLNAMNTGHEGSLATIHANTPRDALTRLENMISISGLTLPPKTMRQQIASAISVVVQAARLTDGKRKIVSIQELTGMEGDIINMQEIFTFKRSGVDRDGSVRGHFCATGVRPKFVERLQAFGINLPDSLYDPARHYEAN from the coding sequence ATGTCACTGCGCGAACAGTTGTCCATGCAACGGCTGCCGCCGGTCGCGGCACGCGCCGACCACGGCGGTCCCGGCGGCGCGATGGTGCGCGACGCATACCAGAAGCTGCGCCGCGAAATCCACCTGGCCGTGCTCGAACGCGTCGAGCTCGAGCGCCTGTCGCGCCTGCCGCAGGAGCAGGTCCGCCACGAGATCTCGATGCTGATCGCGCGCATCCTCGACGAGGAGCGGCTGCCCGCGAACGACATCGAGCGGCGCCAGCTCGCGATCGACGTGTACGACGAGATGTTCGGCTTCGGCCCGCTCGAGGCGCTGCTGCGCGACCCCGGCATTTCCGACATCCTCGTGAACACGTACCGGCAGGTCTATGTCGAGCGCGCCGGCCAGCTCGAACTGACCGACGTGACGTTCTACGACGATGCGCACCTGATGAAGGTGATCGAGAAGATCGTGTCGCGCGTCGGGCGCCGCATCGACGAATCGAGCCCGATGGTCGATGCGCGCCTGCCGGACGGCTCGCGCGTGAACGCGATCATCCCGCCGTCCGCGATCGACGGGCCGCTGATGTCGATCCGGCGCTTTGCGGTGAACCCGCTGAAGATGGACGACCTCGTGCGCTATCACAGCCTGACGCCGCCGATGGCCGAACTGCTCGACGCGCTGTCGCGCGCGAAGGTGAACGTGCTGGTGTCGGGCGGCACCGGCAGCGGCAAGACGACGCTGCTCAACATCCTGTCCGGCTACATTCCGCGCAACGAGCGGATCGTGACGATCGAGGACGCCGCCGAGCTGCAACTGCAGCAGCCGCACGTGCTGCGGCTCGAAACGCGCCCGCCGAACATCGAGGGCAAGGGCGAGATCACGCAGCGCACGCTGGTGCGCAACGCGCTGCGGATGCGCCCCGACCGGATCATCCTCGGCGAAGTGCGCGGCGCCGAAGCGCTCGACATGCTCAACGCGATGAACACCGGCCACGAAGGCTCGCTCGCGACGATCCACGCGAACACGCCGCGCGACGCGCTGACGCGGCTCGAGAACATGATCAGCATCTCCGGGCTGACGCTGCCGCCGAAGACGATGCGCCAGCAGATCGCGTCCGCGATCTCGGTGGTCGTGCAGGCGGCGCGGCTGACGGACGGCAAGCGCAAGATCGTCAGCATCCAGGAGCTGACCGGGATGGAAGGCGACATCATCAACATGCAGGAGATCTTCACGTTCAAGCGCTCGGGTGTGGATCGCGACGGCTCGGTACGCGGCCACTTCTGCGCGACCGGCGTGCGGCCGAAGTTCGTCGAGCGGCTGCAGGCATTCGGCATCAACCTGCCGGATTCGCTGTACGACCCGGCGCGCCATTACGAGGCGAACTGA